One window from the genome of Treponema sp. OMZ 838 encodes:
- a CDS encoding GNAT family N-acetyltransferase yields the protein MADMLVNLLRLPPAEELYAELQRKYDVHIRRAMTPDKFRIVEWVKEHSTLSAAGECDTCFSRIPVSCFIATRGQNILGYACYNATAPDFFGPTKVLEDEQGKGIGKALLLASLHALRNEGYAYAIIGGVGPEAFYQKTVGAVLIDGSTPGIYKDFLPKL from the coding sequence ATGGCAGATATGTTGGTGAACTTGCTCCGGCTGCCTCCGGCAGAAGAGCTTTATGCGGAATTGCAGCGGAAATACGATGTGCATATTCGGCGCGCGATGACGCCCGATAAGTTTCGAATCGTTGAATGGGTGAAAGAACATTCCACTTTAAGCGCAGCAGGCGAATGCGATACCTGCTTTTCCCGCATACCGGTGAGCTGCTTTATCGCTACCCGCGGGCAGAACATACTCGGATATGCGTGCTATAACGCAACCGCGCCCGACTTTTTTGGCCCTACAAAGGTATTGGAAGATGAGCAGGGGAAAGGTATCGGCAAAGCGCTGCTGCTCGCATCGCTCCATGCCCTACGCAACGAAGGGTATGCCTATGCCATTATCGGAGGAGTCGGTCCCGAAGCCTTCTATCAAAAAACCGTCGGCGCCGTTTTAATTGACGGCTCTACGCCCGGTATTTACAAAGACTTTCTACCGAAACTCTAG